One window of Methanothermobacter tenebrarum genomic DNA carries:
- a CDS encoding MraY family glycosyltransferase, whose protein sequence is MPRLINKLRNANVVGKDIHKISKPIVAEMGGIGILFGFIIGMFIAICTFPKLHYEFIVTLLVIILVGLVGMVDDLVRLSSKEKLFLLFLAGLPLIWVAPPNVGILYLISMPIAVSIASNLTNMLAGLNGIESGLGSIAMISLTASCIIMGKYDVSLITMTMLGALLAFLIYNRYPSRVFPGDVGTLIIGACIAAVAFIGRIKSIAFIVLLPNIIDSLLKFYSAGVMERHQHAPTRVTEDGKLVAPPEGFNSLIRWILRRPMKEKHVVLIVWFIGVLFGSLGILLAFILPLDPI, encoded by the coding sequence ATGCCAAGATTAATAAACAAACTAAGGAATGCTAACGTTGTCGGGAAAGACATCCACAAAATCTCCAAGCCGATAGTCGCCGAAATGGGTGGCATCGGAATACTATTCGGATTCATAATAGGAATGTTCATAGCAATCTGCACATTCCCAAAACTCCACTATGAATTCATAGTAACCCTACTTGTCATCATATTAGTCGGCCTCGTGGGCATGGTAGATGACCTTGTAAGGCTTTCATCAAAGGAAAAACTATTCCTCTTATTCTTGGCAGGACTCCCACTCATATGGGTAGCCCCCCCTAACGTGGGTATACTATATCTTATAAGCATGCCAATAGCAGTTTCCATAGCCTCAAACCTCACTAACATGCTAGCCGGCTTGAATGGGATCGAATCAGGATTGGGATCTATAGCCATGATATCACTCACAGCATCCTGTATAATAATGGGAAAATATGATGTTTCACTCATCACAATGACAATGTTAGGGGCTCTCCTGGCCTTTTTAATATACAATCGTTACCCCTCACGCGTATTCCCAGGAGATGTTGGGACACTTATAATAGGAGCATGTATAGCTGCTGTGGCATTCATAGGACGTATAAAAAGCATAGCATTCATCGTATTATTGCCGAATATAATAGATTCTCTCCTAAAATTTTATAGTGCTGGTGTGATGGAGAGGCATCAACACGCCCCCACAAGGGTGACAGAAGATGGTAAACTTGTAGCACCCCCAGAGGGGTTTAATTCGCTTATAAGATGGATACTAAGAAGGCCGATGAAGGAAAAACATGTTGTGCTCATTGTATGGTTTATAGGGGTACTATTCGGTTCCCTTGGGATACTACTAGCTTTTATACTACCCCTTGACCCGATATAA
- a CDS encoding tetratricopeptide repeat protein, with protein sequence MIFDLFGRRKSLEDYIRRLQELWEEEFDILLSIAGYYLDEGEHEDAMEYLEKAFKVAVELDDKELEALVLNSMGEVYLDKRELDIAIEYFKEAFKIYSSIKSPHKAEMKEKINEVEKMREAIEMAELRKRLEETPTPEPGKFKVDIDRILPKLRTLFGRLESVYEPSAGTIEELKEALDIATTINDESGEASILLILGSRSFEDKNYDEAFNYFKRAEEIFTKREDKLSLGIVNVFLGVIHFIRGDEEEALDNFKSAVELFRDSDDLEASKIVADICRLLYRVKG encoded by the coding sequence ATGATATTTGACCTATTTGGAAGGAGAAAGTCATTAGAGGATTATATCCGTCGCCTCCAGGAATTATGGGAGGAGGAATTCGATATCCTTTTATCCATAGCAGGGTATTATCTTGATGAGGGCGAGCATGAGGATGCTATGGAATATCTTGAAAAGGCGTTTAAAGTAGCTGTTGAATTGGATGATAAGGAACTCGAAGCCCTCGTATTAAATTCTATGGGTGAGGTTTACCTGGATAAGCGGGAGTTAGATATTGCCATTGAATATTTTAAGGAAGCATTCAAAATTTATTCTTCAATTAAATCACCCCACAAGGCTGAGATGAAAGAAAAGATAAACGAAGTTGAGAAGATGAGAGAAGCCATAGAAATGGCTGAATTGCGTAAAAGGCTTGAAGAGACCCCCACCCCTGAACCGGGGAAGTTCAAAGTTGATATTGACAGGATACTACCAAAATTGAGAACATTATTTGGACGTTTAGAATCAGTATATGAACCATCTGCGGGCACCATTGAGGAGTTGAAAGAGGCCCTAGATATAGCTACTACAATCAACGACGAATCGGGTGAGGCTTCCATCCTCCTAATCCTTGGAAGCCGTTCATTCGAAGATAAAAATTATGATGAGGCATTCAATTATTTTAAACGGGCTGAGGAGATATTCACTAAGAGGGAGGATAAGCTGTCACTTGGGATTGTGAATGTTTTCCTGGGCGTCATACATTTCATTAGAGGGGATGAAGAAGAGGCTTTAGATAATTTTAAAAGTGCAGTTGAACTTTTTAGGGATTCAGACGATCTTGAGGCTTCTAAGATTGTTGCGGATATTTGTAGGTTATTATATCGGGTCAAGGGGTAG
- a CDS encoding RAD55 family ATPase, with product MKDQEVKVLEDLLEDVAPGDLILVHGPPKVGKSIFCYQFLYSGLEGGEPCLYIVADYGSRQLEQRMMEFNWFLRPYIQSGDVYIIDLLTRLAGVKVEDSVTLRFSSVQNLTDLMVKVGVGTRSLFRKSSKFRSVLDSLTMMFAFNPPSLVLRLVKAYKTRISEARGIGVVVHTIGTVEPSIETSLMDLADLKLCFDGEKIQIESSAGRRSAQYTITDNGIEFWGIK from the coding sequence ATGAAAGACCAGGAAGTGAAGGTTTTGGAGGATCTCCTCGAGGATGTGGCGCCAGGGGATCTTATACTAGTCCATGGCCCTCCTAAGGTGGGTAAGTCCATATTCTGTTATCAGTTTCTTTATTCCGGCCTTGAAGGTGGCGAACCGTGCTTGTATATAGTGGCTGATTATGGTTCAAGGCAGCTTGAGCAGAGGATGATGGAATTTAATTGGTTTCTACGACCATATATTCAAAGTGGTGACGTTTATATAATAGATCTTTTAACCCGCTTGGCTGGTGTTAAGGTTGAGGATTCGGTGACATTAAGGTTTTCATCGGTCCAGAACCTTACCGATCTTATGGTGAAGGTGGGTGTGGGTACACGTTCATTATTCAGGAAATCATCCAAGTTTAGGAGTGTATTAGATTCCCTCACAATGATGTTCGCATTTAACCCCCCAAGCCTTGTGTTGAGGCTTGTGAAGGCTTATAAGACTCGTATAAGTGAGGCTAGGGGTATAGGGGTTGTGGTGCATACAATAGGAACTGTTGAACCTTCGATTGAAACTTCTTTGATGGATTTAGCTGATCTAAAATTATGTTTTGATGGGGAGAAAATCCAAATAGAATCTTCAGCAGGGAGAAGGTCTGCCCAATACACTATAACAGATAATGGGATTGAATTTTGGGGGATAAAATGA